Below is a genomic region from Astyanax mexicanus isolate ESR-SI-001 chromosome 25, AstMex3_surface, whole genome shotgun sequence.
TTGGGCCAAACTGGGGAGGTTGACTAGCTGAGGGGACTCGTTCAGGCCACCTAGGCCGAGCGATATTCTGCTCCTTTGAATTAAAGAAACTAGACTCAGGACCATAGCGATTGTGTTGCGATGGTAGAGAAGCACCTGATAAATGCTCATGTGAAGCCACAATGTCTGATAAACGGCCCTGGAATATAGGCTGAGCAGATGATGGGACATTTGGAATTTCTGCAGCAGGCCATCTAGTGTAAAAGCTGTCGCCATCTTGCGGTGATGGTACTGGTGCACTTCCTAAACTCTGGAATGGGGCTACAAGGTTTGATGGCTGTGTCTGAAGCACAGGCAAAGTAGCTGATGGGATGCCCTGCATCTGTAAGCCAGAACTCCAAGACTGAAAGCCATATCGATCCTCCTGTAGCGGCTGTGGTGAAACTGCTACACTCTGGGATGGGGCCACAAGGTTTGATGCTTGATTCTGGAACCTGGGCCTGTTTAAGAAGATACTCTTAATTTCTGCAGCAGGCCATCTAGACTGAAAGCCATCACGATCTTGCTGTGATTGCAGTTGTGCACTTCCTAAACCCTGGGATGGGGCCAGAATATATGAAGGCTGGGTCTGTAGTGCAGGCCAAGAAGCTGACGGGAGGACCTCTGGAGCAGACCACCATGACGGAATACCATAGCCATCTTGCTGTGATGGCACTGGTGCACTTCCTAAACTCTGGGATGGGAGTACAAAATTTAAAGGTTGGTTTTGTAGCAAAGGCCGAGAAGCTGAGGGGATGCCCTGTACCTGTGAAGAGGACCACCTAGAGGGCATGCCATAGCTTTCTTGCCATGGTGGCACTGGTGCACTTACTAAACTCTGGGATGGCACTACAAGGTTTGATTGCTGTTTCTTTAGTGCAAGCTGAGAAACTGAGGGGATGCCCTGTACCTGTGGAGTAGACCACCATGATGGAATACCATAGCCATCTTGCTGTAATGGCACTGGAGCACTTCCTGAAATTTGGGATGGGGTCAGAAAGTTTGAAGACTGGGCCTGGGATGTTGGCCGACTAGTTAATAGGATTCTCTGTACCTCTAAAGCAGGTTGAGCCAGATTGTCCTCTTGTGATGGCACTGGAGCACTTCCTACAGTACGTGAGGGGGCCACAAAATCTGAAGGCTGGGTCTGTAGTGCAGGTCGAGAAGCTGAGGGGATGCCCTGCAACTGAAAAGCAGACCATTTAGATGGAATGCCATAGTTATCTTGCTGTGATTGCACTGGTACACGTCCTAAACTCTGGGATGGAGCCTCACTACCAAATGGGATTCTCTTCACCTCTAGCCAGTCTTTTTTTGACTGATCACTATACCCAGCCTGCTGTAATGGCAGAGATGTGCTTCCTGAATTCTGGAATGTGGCCACACGGTTGGATTTCTGGATTTGAAGTGGAGGGTCATACTGTGTTTGACTGCCTTTTCTTGCAGAAAACAAACCATTTGAATAACCTGAGAGGTCATTCCCAATATGGTCTGGCGGAGATGAAAATGTATTGCTTATGAAACCGTTGGATGGGGCCACAAGGTTTGACATCCAGGATTGGAATGTAGGCCTACTAGCTGATTGGCTGCTCAGCACCTGTGACCACATAGACTGAaaagcattgttagcattgtgagGTGGCATTTGGGTGCTTGGTCTTCCAGAAGCAAAACCACTTGAATAACCATTTTGCTGAGGCAATAGAGAGTCCCTCGCTGGCAAGCCCACAAGACTCGAAGGGTACAGTCTCCTAGgagaagataaaataaaatattttgatggACGAGGACTTTGGAAACCCGGAGTAGGAGAAGACGGTCTCCCAGCACTTTGGGCATCAGTTGCATGGAGTTCGTCGCCAAAGGAGGAAACACCCAGACCGTTGGGTTTTAATCGGACATGCCTTGTAGGTGCGTTACTTGAACCATCAGAGTTTGTGGCTTCATGCTCAATGGACTGGACTCCACTTGGAACACTATTGGCTTGCTGCTCAGAAGAAAGAGAAGGTGGATCTTGAATGGTTTTCTCCTCACTACGATGCCAGATTTGAGCAGGCAGTTCATTCCAAACtaagaggaaaaagaagaaaagaaacataAGGATACAAACAGGATACTAGTTAATAGTTACCTTATTTAAGTGTTTCTGATGCTCTCTTACCTCCAAATCCTCTAGCACTTTCCCAgagaagaaaaaacaagaaaaataaataggaCCTGTAAAGACAGAACATTTTAAGCCATGGTCACCAACTGTACAAAGTTAACAAAAGTACAGTGGTCAAATAATCACCTCTTCATCTTTCAACAGGCATATAAACACAGCCAAGCAAGCAAGATACACATTACTTCCAAAACCAACAGGCAATAACCAATCCATTTCAGCCTTTTTAAAGATACTGATTTGGGTCATGTGACTTAATCTGTCATCAAACTCTGTTCAGCTGAGACTGATAAGGTTGCTGCAAGCACAGCCTTTTAAATGGAGTGTGGGGTTTTAAATTAGAGAGATGTGGGGTAATTCCTGATAACTACAGGAGTTTTGTGTGTACCTATGTGCCCACTAGGTAGCATCACACCAACAGCATTTCAAGTCAGTTTAGGCAGTACAAAATGGCTGACTTTTGTCAACCTACAATCATCAGTCAAGTCAGTCAAGATGACCAATTTCACATGTTTTGATAACATGTATGAGTTTCAAGACCTCACACTGAACTGGAGCATTTCATTAACTTACTAAGGCCCAACAATCCCAACTGATTTGGACACATAACCTTTGTTTTTTGACTGTCACTGTTTCCATTGGAGTGTTGGGAACAGTGAGATTGTTCAGACACACAAATCAACCTGTTCTCTTTCAAACAACAGTGTCGTCAGTCTAAACATCTCAACAAACATATTTGAAGCATGGAATGATGTGACTTAGGCCCAGTCCCATTTAAACCCTTACTTAGCTCTACCCCTCTGTTTAGCTAGTGTACTTTTAGGGGTAGGATGTCCTGATTCTGCTAAGGCTGAAGGGGGCTTAAAAGGCTCTGAAAATCACAGGCAAGTTGGCAGCACAATCAACAGACACACAATAAAATACATCCTAGTatcctaaaattaactagttaaacagcaacagcaggtaggttgctgaactttagcactcaaCTGCTATAACTCTATAAATATATTGGGTTATTAAAAGGCtttcccaattaaaaaaaaaaaaatcagtgaataCATTTTCTTCATTTATATCTCACAACCACATGACTCCTGCCAGAGGAAGTgacctcatatatatatatatatatatatatatatatatatgttttttttttttacatgacagAAATCACATACtctacagaaaatagataatgtaacaaatgtattaattattttattgtgaaaaaaGAGTCCAGCAGTGTAGACAAGTAATCAAGTATATAGAGTACAAATGCAGTTCAtagcaaaaagcaaaaaacacacCTGTATTTTTTTTGACTAATTTCCTTGTGTTTTTACCATATACATCTTGTGAATGGGTTCCTGATGTAAATgttaaacatgattttaaaaatgtCTGTGTTTAAGTACCTGTGTTGTAGGCCTGAGATTGAATGTTGAATGTGAGCTTGCATCACTGTTGATTTTCAGCAGATGGCAGTAACATCCCTTTTAGTGCTGTCTGATGGTTCTGTCTGGATAGAGAGAATGTAGATGGTGGTACCAGAATTTATACCCAAAACAATACGACCCCTGTCAAATTATGTTCTGTATTACCTGATATACAGTTTGGCTCATATTGTTGTTAGACTCTTTGAAcagaaaataaacttgttttaaagcACTGACAGAATGAGAGCATTTAAATGGAAATATTGATTGGAGGTCAGTTTCCCGGACTGTCTGGGAAACTACAACTTCCTATGGAAGTCATATATGTATTTTCTGTGCTCTGGTATAATActtaaatttttcacatttataaCGTTTATGATACAGGTaatcttttgtaattttttgtattGTCTGTTATTTACAAACATTGTCAAAAATACCAAGTTTCAGTggttataaaataaagaaagggaaaaaatatgGATTTAAAATGTCAGATTAAAGGACATAATTATGATGGCTTGATACATAATGGAAATAAATGCAGATACATcaattaatgttttaagagttcagaaaacaatatttagtTGAATAAccatgatttttaatcacagttttcatgtgttttGGCATAAatttctccttcaccagtcttacacactgcttttgattaactttatgcctttactcctggtgcaatatttcaagcagttcagtttggttcgatggcttgtgatcatccatcttcctctcgattatatttaatattgttgtttctaaataaatatgaaattgttttttgcattatttgaggtctagaagctctgaatattttttcattatttaaactaattttctgcaaataaatgctttactaagttactttaatttagtttttaaatgtgaaactcatattatgtagctgtattacacacagagggatctatttttttagtttatttattttattgttgatgattatggctgacagttaataaaaaaataccaaaagcagtgtctaataaattagaaaattaaataagattacttggtactgttggcagtgtgtaaatattcaaattttctaaaattgtcaaaaataaagaaagagtatttaaaatatttaaaaaatattagatttaaaaaaatggtcaCGAATTAATACATGGAAATAAATGCATAGATACGTTTTTTGGGGGGTGGATCAGGTtaaatttgcatttttattttgtgaTGTGCTTATTTTCTTTGTCGTTTTTGTTTTATCGCGATAAATAATATAAGTTGCTCATCCTTAGCTTTTattgttttccacctgtgtttCGACAATCCCCGCCCATACTGCACTAACATGAGCCAGGATATGCTAACAGATCGCG
It encodes:
- the zgc:171977 gene encoding protein piccolo, with the protein product MKRSYLFFLFFLLWESARGFGVWNELPAQIWHRSEEKTIQDPPSLSSEQQANSVPSGVQSIEHEATNSDGSSNAPTRHVRLKPNGLGVSSFGDELHATDAQSAGRPSSPTPGFQSPRPSKYFILSSPRRLYPSSLVGLPARDSLLPQQNGYSSGFASGRPSTQMPPHNANNAFQSMWSQVLSSQSASRPTFQSWMSNLVAPSNGFISNTFSSPPDHIGNDLSGYSNGLFSARKGSQTQYDPPLQIQKSNRVATFQNSGSTSLPLQQAGYSDQSKKDWLEVKRIPFGSEAPSQSLGRVPVQSQQDNYGIPSKWSAFQLQGIPSASRPALQTQPSDFVAPSRTVGSAPVPSQEDNLAQPALEVQRILLTSRPTSQAQSSNFLTPSQISGSAPVPLQQDGYGIPSWWSTPQVQGIPSVSQLALKKQQSNLVVPSQSLVSAPVPPWQESYGMPSRWSSSQVQGIPSASRPLLQNQPLNFVLPSQSLGSAPVPSQQDGYGIPSWWSAPEVLPSASWPALQTQPSYILAPSQGLGSAQLQSQQDRDGFQSRWPAAEIKSIFLNRPRFQNQASNLVAPSQSVAVSPQPLQEDRYGFQSWSSGLQMQGIPSATLPVLQTQPSNLVAPFQSLGSAPVPSPQDGDSFYTRWPAAEIPNVPSSAQPIFQGRLSDIVASHEHLSGASLPSQHNRYGPESSFFNSKEQNIARPRWPERVPSASQPPQFGPMFQTQASQERTSVFSSLSQNQARVDPSEHVLCFKVSSAALADAVQSNKPGIQPQSLESLQYNSTASSSLPSSSQSQNASALTAAQTQSGVQSPAVNHSSFLPSSQTPANSTASAAESVSTPPVQTSAEHLASDLSKQIPGDVWTELTERDLD